From Nomascus leucogenys isolate Asia chromosome 15, Asia_NLE_v1, whole genome shotgun sequence, a single genomic window includes:
- the LOC100594972 gene encoding putative uncharacterized protein MGC39545 — MSSSGERRDRQKGRIAGCDTPSTPSNTAPSAPEPGAHPTAARPATAQPPRSLLPPVCSKTIALPASAAAASGSDTTGMPGLGKAPHSGEGHERGRGSSKMKACNNYQYGYLAGPDTSFWIKCRRWLLADAGRHTQRPSWTFRVSHSPLLEAEAGRPSDVSQPQLGSDLKPKVRMPAGELFSPKDAGWEPDPAEKSE; from the exons ATGTCTAGCAGCGGGGAGCGAAGGGATAGGCAAAAGGGAAGAATAGCGGGCTGTGATACCCCCTCGACGCCGTCAAACACGGCTCCCAGCGCTCCAGAGCCCGGGGCCCACCCGACGGCAGCGCGCCCCGCCACCGCGCAGCCGCCCCGGTCCCTTCTCCCGCCCGTCTGTAGTAAAACAATCGCTCTCCCGGCGTCTGCGGCCGCTGCCAGCGGTTCTGACACTACAGGAATGCCCGGTCTGGGGAAGGCTCCGCACTCTGGGGAGGGGCACGAGCGGGGTCGGGG AAGCTCCAAGATGAAAGCGTGCAATAACTACCAATATGGATACCTCGCAGGGCCTGACACCAGCTTCTGGATAAAATGCAGGCGATGGCTGCTGGCGGATGCCGGCAGACACACTCAAAGGCCCTCTTGGACTTTCCGAGTTTCCCATTCTCCtctactggaggctgaggcgggtaggcCCAGCGACGTCTCCCAGCCCCAACTGGGTTCAGACCTCAAGCCAAAAGTGAGGATGCCGGCAGGAGAGCTTTTCTCTCCCAAAGATGCTGGGTGGGAGCCGGATCCAGCTGAAAAATCTGAGTGA